The sequence TCCGAGACGGGGTACCTCTACCCCTGCGAGACGCTGATGGGGTCGCCGGAGGACGACCCGCTGCAGCGGGAGCACTTCTGCCGACATTCGGCGGCGGCCATCGGCAACCTGGCCGAGGCGGACTGGAATTTGCGAAAGCTCTGGTGGTCGAAGCGGGCGGAGGAGATAAGGCGGCACGTCGCCCGGGGTCACTGCTGGTGCACCTACGAGTGCGCCTGGACGACGAGCATCCTGTTCAACCCACGGTGCTACCCCGACCTGCTGCGGTTGATGCGGGGCAAGGCCGAGTCGTAGATAAGGCCGCCGCGGGCGGGTTTGGAGGCCGTCCCCCACGTCACGGACCGCCATTTAACCTCGTAGGGGCCGACCTTCAGGTCGGCCCGCGGGCGGGTCTAAAGACCCGCCCCTACGTCATCGCAAGATGGGGATTAATGGTCGGAGGGATCTCCCTCTCCACGTGGGAGAGGGACTAAGGGTGAGGGCTGCCATATATCCCCTCCCCCCTCTGGGGGAGGGCTAGGGAGAGGGGCGGGCGGGTCAGGAGACCCACCCCTACGTCATCGCGCCCCCTCACCCCGACCCCCAAGGATAGAAAAGGGGCCGGTCAAAAGACCGGCCCCCTTGGGGGAGATAAATCGAACAATTCCCACTACACACGTGAATCCACTATTTCCTGCAAAAGGGGCCGGCTATTTAACCGGCCCCCTTGGGGGAGTAGGCCGAACCATCCGGGGCTTTCCTTGGGGGGAGGAGGAGAGACGGTTCAGCCTACAGGTGGCAAATGATAGGCCACGGAGGGGAAGTGGTCAAGGAAAAAGTGGAGGGGGACGGCGAGCCCTTGACCGTCGGCGGGGCGAACCTCTATAATCACCCTCCCGGAAGGGGTGCCCCGTGATTCTGGACGTCAACGCCACCCGCATGGAGCTGATGCGGCTGAAGAAGCGCCTTGCGATAGCGCGGCGCGGCCACAAGCTCCTCAAGGACAAGCAGGACGAGCTCCTGCGGCGTTTCTTCGCGCTCATCGAACGGGCCAAGGGCCTGCGGAACCAGGTGGAGGAGGAGCTCCGGCGGGCCATGACCGGCTTCATCATCGCCCGGGCGCTCATGGACGAGCAGACCACGGCCACGGCCCTGGCGCTGCCCAAGGTCACCGGCGAGGTGAAGACCGTCACCCGTCAGGTGATGAACCTCAAGGTGCCGTCCCTGGAGGTGATCCTGGAGGGTAACGCGCTGGCCTACGGGCTGGCGACGACGCCGCCGGAGCTGGACCTGGCGGTGGAGGGCTTCCGCGGGGTGCTGCCCAGGCTGTTGGATCTGGCCGAGCTGGAGAACTCCATCGAGATGCTGGCCCGGGAGATTCAGCTCACCCGGCAGCGGGTCAACGCCCTGGAGTATATTTTAATTCCGAACCTGGAGGAGACCATCCGCTACATCGGGCTCAAGCTGGGCGAGCGGGAGCGTGGGACGCTGACGCGGCTGATGAAGGTCAAGGAGATGCTGGAAGCCGCCCGGCGGAAGGCGTGAGCGTCGCCGGGGGGTCGAAGGGGTGATGTGCGGTTTTGAGGTTTAACTAAATGTAGGGCGGGGACTGTCGGCTGAGCCGTAGTCCCCGCCGTTTTTCGTCGGCGGAATGGAGGCCGTGGGTCATCCAACGGTTTACCCTCACACATTGGCGCGTGGTTCCGTAGGGGCCGACCGACGGCGCGCCGTTCAGGTCGGTCCGCTTCTTTAAGGCAGCCCTCATCCCCATCCCTGTGCCTCGCAGGCCTCCCACAGGGAGAAGGGGGAACGAGTCACTGCCGGATGGACATTCAACGGCTCACCCTCACCATGCCCCTCCCCCTGAGAGAGAAAGGTAAAACCTCCCCGTCATTCACCCGGCGCCATCCGTGAGCCGTCGGCAAGCCCCGCCGGGGATCGAAATCCCCCGCCACGCATCATCCGCGGCCGACCCAAAGGTAAGAGAACCTGCGGCTCCCTCTTCGTACTCTCCGAAATCGCCGACCTCGGCGCTCACTTGCGCCGGAAGCGCCAGACGACGGGGAAAATGGCAGCGCCGGGACGCTGGAGGCCCAGCGCGAATAGCGTGAGTCAACGGGGCAAAAAAAACGG comes from bacterium and encodes:
- a CDS encoding V-type ATP synthase subunit D, translated to MILDVNATRMELMRLKKRLAIARRGHKLLKDKQDELLRRFFALIERAKGLRNQVEEELRRAMTGFIIARALMDEQTTATALALPKVTGEVKTVTRQVMNLKVPSLEVILEGNALAYGLATTPPELDLAVEGFRGVLPRLLDLAELENSIEMLAREIQLTRQRVNALEYILIPNLEETIRYIGLKLGERERGTLTRLMKVKEMLEAARRKA